A single region of the Thermotoga profunda AZM34c06 genome encodes:
- a CDS encoding UxaA family hydrolase — MKLFGYKRNNNSVGFRNHFLVVPTVICATRTAQEIVNHVDGAVLLDNQHGCNHMKQDHEKVFDVLIGMASNPNVAGVLYIGLGCETIPTKQIAEQAKKTNKPVECLIIQEEGGTLQTAQKGIRLLEKMIRDIGSFEKTEVDFSDVIVAIECGGSDTTSGIASNPVVGYVADKIIDLGGTVVFSETTEIIGAEHLLAKRAINNEVAQKLLALVNKCEKSALAGGEDIRGVNPTPGNIQGGLTTLEEKSLGAIYKAGTKTIVDVLDYAKPITEKGLIFMDSPGHDVESVTGMVSGGAQIIIFTTGRGTPTGCPIAPVIKVCANPRTYQKMSDNIDFDASTVIEGKETISQAGERLFNELVEVINGKKTKTEILKHHEFAIYLTQPTL; from the coding sequence GTGAAACTTTTTGGATACAAAAGAAATAACAATTCAGTTGGTTTTAGAAATCATTTTCTCGTTGTGCCTACGGTGATTTGCGCAACAAGAACGGCTCAAGAGATCGTAAACCATGTGGATGGTGCTGTATTATTAGACAATCAACATGGTTGTAATCACATGAAGCAAGATCATGAAAAAGTCTTCGATGTATTAATTGGAATGGCATCGAATCCAAATGTAGCCGGAGTTCTGTATATCGGTTTGGGATGTGAAACAATTCCAACAAAACAAATTGCAGAACAGGCAAAAAAAACTAACAAACCTGTAGAATGCCTGATAATTCAAGAAGAAGGTGGAACTCTTCAAACAGCTCAAAAAGGTATACGTCTGCTTGAAAAAATGATAAGAGATATTGGAAGTTTCGAAAAAACAGAGGTCGATTTTTCCGATGTTATTGTTGCAATAGAATGTGGTGGTTCAGATACTACATCTGGTATCGCGTCAAATCCCGTAGTCGGATACGTCGCAGATAAGATAATAGATCTCGGTGGGACTGTGGTTTTTTCTGAAACAACAGAAATCATAGGTGCAGAGCATCTTTTGGCAAAAAGAGCTATAAACAATGAAGTTGCACAAAAGCTCCTCGCATTAGTTAATAAATGCGAAAAAAGTGCCCTTGCCGGTGGTGAGGACATAAGGGGAGTTAATCCAACACCAGGTAACATTCAAGGTGGTCTCACGACTTTGGAAGAAAAATCACTCGGTGCGATCTACAAAGCAGGTACAAAAACAATCGTGGATGTCTTAGATTACGCAAAACCTATCACTGAAAAAGGATTAATTTTCATGGACAGTCCCGGGCATGACGTCGAATCAGTTACAGGTATGGTCTCAGGTGGTGCACAAATAATCATTTTCACAACAGGTAGAGGTACTCCAACTGGTTGTCCCATAGCACCTGTTATAAAAGTCTGTGCAAATCCAAGAACATACCAAAAAATGTCGGACAACATAGATTTTGATGCAAGTACTGTAATCGAGGGAAAAGAAACAATAAGTCAAGCAGGAGAAAGATTGTTCAATGAATTAGTCGAAGTGATCAATGGAAAGAAAACAAAGACAGAGATTCTAAAACATCACGAATTCGCAATATATCTAACCCAACCAACTCTGTGA
- a CDS encoding tripartite tricarboxylate transporter substrate binding protein produces the protein MKKAVLLMCLTIFVFSTFFAANFPTKPITYVVCFDPGGESDITARIQQPYLEKILGVPIVITYKAGGGGATGWSELVNRATPDGYSIYGTNLPHIILQPIQGGVPYKTEQIENIYFFQTTPCTLVVPIDSPIKTFEDFVKYASGKKSVLIGGSGQPSANSFATLRLAKVAKLNLTYVPFTGTGTAVPALLGGNVDALMTYSTVSVQYKDKLRTIAIATEQRVPFLPDVPTFRELGYDVVEKAFRGVAVPPGTPAEIKRILEAAFAEVNKNPEVRAKMEEIGFVMEDYNEEQSKELVARLIPYYKELWDETQKMGK, from the coding sequence GTGAAGAAAGCTGTTTTATTGATGTGCTTAACCATTTTTGTGTTCTCAACATTCTTTGCAGCGAATTTCCCAACAAAACCTATTACTTACGTCGTTTGCTTTGATCCAGGTGGAGAATCAGATATCACAGCGAGGATCCAGCAGCCATACCTTGAAAAAATCTTAGGAGTACCAATTGTAATAACCTACAAAGCTGGTGGTGGTGGAGCAACAGGCTGGTCTGAACTTGTCAATCGTGCCACACCCGATGGATACTCTATCTATGGAACTAATCTTCCACACATCATACTCCAACCAATTCAAGGTGGTGTGCCTTATAAAACAGAACAGATCGAGAACATATATTTCTTCCAGACAACACCTTGTACACTGGTGGTACCAATTGACAGCCCCATCAAAACATTCGAAGATTTTGTGAAATACGCCAGCGGTAAGAAATCTGTTCTAATAGGTGGTAGTGGTCAGCCATCTGCCAATAGTTTTGCCACATTAAGACTTGCAAAGGTTGCGAAACTCAATCTCACTTATGTCCCATTCACTGGAACTGGAACAGCCGTTCCGGCTCTACTCGGTGGCAATGTCGATGCCTTGATGACCTACTCAACTGTTTCTGTTCAGTATAAAGATAAACTCAGAACAATTGCAATTGCAACAGAACAAAGAGTCCCATTCTTGCCAGATGTTCCAACCTTCAGAGAATTGGGTTACGACGTAGTTGAAAAGGCATTCCGTGGTGTGGCAGTACCCCCAGGAACACCAGCAGAAATAAAGAGAATACTCGAGGCAGCTTTTGCAGAGGTCAACAAAAACCCGGAAGTGAGAGCAAAGATGGAAGAAATAGGCTTTGTGATGGAAGACTACAATGAAGAACAATCAAAAGAACTCGTTGCAAGATTGATTCCGTATTATAAAGAACTCTGGGACGAAACGCAAAAAATGGGTAAATGA
- a CDS encoding tripartite tricarboxylate transporter permease produces MASFQYLLSAIPQILTAKILFLMIGGVGIGLVIGALPGMSATMGVALFLPLTYWMTPSESLVFLGSLYMAAIYGGSFSAILLRTPGTPSNIGTTFDGYPMAKQGKGWQAILIATYSSLYGGLFGMICFLIFAPMLARIALRFGPPEYFWLGIFGLTVISSLSRGNTLKGFIGGFIGMMISFVGVAPIGGNVRFTFGSSHLISGFGLIPALVGLFCIPEVINMVIQRGQKQLFIEAKVEKGTALRIFVEVMKKQLDLIRASIIGFIIGVLPGAGGNIANLVSYSEAMRASKHPEKFGTGVAEGVIATETSNNATVGGGFVPLMTLGVPGTPVDAILYGALLIQGLRPGAELFTTRADVVYTFIVGVIAATLIMVPIGLLFGKGMTKVVYKIPIHVLVPVILLLTMIGSYCVQNNISDVYTMLILGVLGYILRRFGFEAGPITLGLILGPIAETGFTQGLLMGRKLDYPWTVFFIRPISWVLIVLSVLFLLWPLIRKQSPSVGGVKQ; encoded by the coding sequence ATGGCGAGTTTTCAGTATCTACTAAGCGCTATTCCACAGATTCTCACAGCGAAAATTCTCTTTTTGATGATAGGTGGCGTTGGTATAGGATTGGTAATAGGTGCACTTCCAGGTATGAGTGCAACCATGGGAGTTGCCTTGTTTTTACCCTTAACCTACTGGATGACACCTTCCGAAAGTTTGGTTTTCCTTGGTTCGCTTTACATGGCCGCGATATATGGAGGAAGTTTTTCAGCTATCCTTCTCAGGACACCTGGTACGCCTTCGAATATCGGAACAACCTTTGATGGCTATCCTATGGCAAAACAAGGTAAAGGTTGGCAGGCAATCTTGATAGCCACCTATTCATCTTTGTATGGTGGACTATTCGGTATGATTTGTTTTTTAATCTTTGCCCCTATGCTTGCCCGAATCGCTTTGAGATTTGGCCCGCCTGAATATTTCTGGCTTGGTATCTTTGGATTAACGGTTATATCATCTCTATCACGTGGAAATACACTGAAAGGTTTCATCGGTGGGTTCATAGGAATGATGATAAGCTTTGTTGGAGTTGCACCGATTGGAGGAAACGTCAGATTTACATTTGGATCTTCACATTTGATTTCAGGTTTTGGTTTAATACCTGCACTTGTGGGATTGTTCTGTATTCCTGAAGTTATAAACATGGTAATTCAGAGAGGACAAAAACAACTTTTTATAGAAGCAAAGGTAGAAAAAGGCACCGCTCTAAGGATTTTCGTAGAAGTTATGAAAAAACAATTAGATCTCATCAGAGCGTCAATCATTGGCTTTATAATAGGCGTATTACCTGGTGCGGGTGGAAATATTGCAAATTTGGTTTCTTATAGTGAGGCAATGAGAGCATCAAAGCACCCAGAAAAATTTGGGACAGGTGTAGCAGAAGGTGTTATAGCTACAGAGACTTCGAACAACGCAACCGTAGGAGGAGGATTTGTTCCACTCATGACACTGGGTGTACCTGGCACGCCTGTTGATGCGATTTTGTACGGTGCTCTTTTGATACAAGGTTTGAGACCAGGTGCAGAACTTTTCACAACACGTGCCGATGTTGTCTACACTTTCATAGTTGGTGTTATAGCTGCTACATTAATTATGGTACCAATCGGTCTACTCTTTGGCAAGGGTATGACAAAGGTCGTTTATAAAATCCCAATACACGTACTTGTTCCTGTGATCTTACTGCTCACGATGATAGGTTCATATTGTGTACAAAATAATATCAGTGATGTTTATACAATGCTCATTTTAGGTGTGCTTGGTTATATTCTAAGAAGATTTGGTTTTGAAGCTGGGCCAATAACACTTGGACTCATCTTAGGTCCTATTGCTGAAACAGGCTTTACTCAAGGTTTACTCATGGGAAGAAAACTCGATTATCCATGGACAGTATTCTTTATTCGCCCAATTTCCTGGGTTTTAATCGTATTGTCTGTATTGTTCCTGCTGTGGCCTTTGATCAGAAAACAAAGTCCATCAGTGGGGGGAGTTAAGCAATGA
- a CDS encoding NAD(P)-dependent malic enzyme yields MQEKDVESLLKKAQKPSQDAMILHPFYKGKIQTAPKVPVRTYDDFAIWYTPGVARVCQEIAKDREKVYEYTNKENTIAIISDGTRILGLGDIGPEAGLPVMEGKALLFKYLGGVDAIPLCIGTTEIEETVQFCKWLSPSIAGINLEDVEKPKCFALLKRLQEELSIPVFHDDQQGTATITLAGLINSLRIVGKKIEEVRIAIIGAGSANYAFLRLLEKVNVDLGNVVVCDSKGILTKQRAQTLDEISRQMWIKTNREDISGGIEEALKGADVCIAYSKSGPGVIKPEWVKAMNKDAIVFAGANPVPEIWPWEAKQAGARIVATGRSDFPNQVNNSLGFPAIFRGVLDVRATKVTDEMCVAAAQAIADFAYRKGIHEEYIVPTMEEDQVYVEEAIAVAKKAIEQGVAQKILSDQELREKIEGRIKAGRIMERVLVNANIIKLP; encoded by the coding sequence ATGCAAGAAAAAGATGTCGAGAGCTTACTGAAAAAAGCTCAAAAACCTTCGCAAGATGCGATGATACTCCATCCTTTCTACAAAGGAAAGATTCAAACCGCACCAAAAGTTCCTGTTCGAACTTACGATGATTTTGCGATCTGGTATACACCTGGTGTAGCCAGAGTTTGTCAAGAAATAGCAAAAGACAGAGAAAAAGTATATGAATACACAAACAAAGAAAATACCATCGCTATCATAAGTGATGGAACAAGAATCCTTGGGCTTGGAGACATAGGACCAGAGGCTGGTCTTCCTGTGATGGAAGGAAAGGCATTGTTGTTTAAATATCTCGGTGGTGTAGACGCAATACCTTTGTGTATTGGAACAACAGAAATAGAAGAAACTGTACAATTTTGTAAGTGGTTGTCACCATCGATCGCAGGTATAAATCTTGAAGATGTCGAAAAACCAAAGTGTTTTGCACTCTTGAAAAGACTACAAGAAGAACTGTCAATTCCAGTCTTTCATGATGACCAGCAGGGTACTGCAACTATAACTTTGGCTGGTTTAATAAATTCCCTTCGAATAGTTGGAAAGAAAATCGAAGAGGTTCGAATAGCCATCATAGGAGCGGGCAGTGCCAATTACGCATTCTTGCGGCTTCTTGAAAAAGTAAATGTCGATCTTGGAAATGTCGTTGTCTGCGATTCAAAAGGTATACTCACAAAACAAAGAGCCCAGACACTCGATGAAATAAGTAGGCAGATGTGGATCAAAACAAATAGAGAAGATATCAGTGGAGGTATTGAAGAAGCCCTTAAAGGCGCAGATGTGTGTATAGCCTATTCGAAAAGTGGACCTGGAGTTATAAAACCAGAGTGGGTAAAGGCGATGAACAAAGATGCAATAGTCTTTGCCGGCGCAAATCCAGTCCCAGAGATCTGGCCTTGGGAAGCAAAACAAGCAGGTGCGAGAATAGTTGCAACAGGTAGAAGTGACTTTCCAAACCAAGTGAACAATTCCTTAGGTTTTCCAGCGATCTTCAGAGGAGTTCTTGATGTGAGAGCCACCAAAGTGACCGATGAGATGTGTGTAGCTGCTGCTCAAGCAATAGCCGACTTTGCTTATAGAAAAGGTATACACGAAGAATATATAGTACCCACTATGGAAGAAGACCAAGTCTATGTCGAAGAAGCAATTGCAGTTGCTAAGAAAGCCATCGAACAGGGTGTTGCTCAAAAAATTCTGAGCGATCAAGAGCTCAGAGAAAAGATCGAAGGAAGAATTAAGGCTGGAAGAATTATGGAAAGAGTTCTGGTGAATGCTAATATCATCAAACTTCCATAG
- a CDS encoding D-alanine--D-alanine ligase family protein yields MIINLTKTMEVVFTKVGLAYNLPRGTRPDVEDWEAEYDSMEVVMDIKKSIENGGHEVVLMEAVPEKFIPILTSEKIDIVYNFAEGTFSRAREAQVPAILSFYNIPYTGSDATTLAVCLDKALTKQVLLTKDVKTPRFQVIRSVEEKLRKNMRFPLILKLNAEGSSKGISETGLVHNYEEYKKEIERLFSIYDEPVLVEEFIKGREFTIGVLQEGNKYRVLPIMEIHFKHGKEFYSYKVKKNSDYYVEYTCPAQIDSVLERKLKNMAVKICKTLEIKDVARMDLRVSQEDGNPYFLEINPLPGMAKGFSDLPRIAEIAGFAYEDLVLHILDNAMQRNGLIERALV; encoded by the coding sequence GTGATAATCAATTTGACAAAAACCATGGAGGTGGTTTTTACGAAGGTGGGGTTAGCCTATAACTTACCAAGAGGAACAAGACCAGATGTTGAAGATTGGGAAGCAGAGTACGACAGTATGGAAGTCGTTATGGACATCAAAAAATCTATTGAAAATGGAGGGCACGAAGTCGTTCTAATGGAAGCTGTGCCCGAAAAATTTATTCCCATCCTTACTTCCGAAAAGATTGACATTGTGTACAATTTTGCAGAAGGAACTTTCAGTAGAGCGAGAGAAGCTCAAGTTCCTGCGATCCTTTCTTTCTACAACATTCCTTACACTGGTTCAGATGCCACGACACTTGCTGTTTGTCTTGACAAAGCACTCACAAAACAGGTTCTTTTAACAAAAGACGTCAAGACCCCACGATTCCAAGTGATTCGTTCTGTGGAAGAAAAACTCAGAAAGAATATGAGATTCCCATTGATATTGAAACTCAATGCCGAAGGCTCTTCAAAAGGTATCTCCGAGACAGGGCTTGTGCATAATTATGAAGAATACAAAAAAGAAATCGAAAGATTGTTCTCTATTTACGATGAACCAGTTTTAGTAGAAGAATTCATTAAGGGGAGAGAATTCACCATAGGTGTCTTGCAAGAAGGTAACAAATACCGTGTTTTACCCATAATGGAAATTCACTTCAAGCACGGAAAAGAATTCTACAGCTATAAGGTCAAGAAAAATTCAGATTATTACGTGGAATACACCTGCCCAGCGCAGATCGATTCCGTACTGGAAAGAAAATTGAAAAACATGGCAGTAAAGATCTGCAAAACCTTAGAGATTAAAGATGTAGCAAGGATGGATTTGAGAGTTTCTCAAGAAGACGGTAATCCGTACTTTTTAGAGATCAATCCACTTCCAGGTATGGCAAAGGGATTTTCTGATCTGCCAAGGATAGCTGAAATCGCAGGATTTGCATACGAAGATTTAGTACTTCACATCCTTGATAATGCAATGCAAAGAAATGGTTTGATCGAACGTGCCCTTGTGTGA
- a CDS encoding UxaA family hydrolase — protein sequence MDAIVFSKKDNVATAIKNLSKDQEVLVNFENTTLKIKLNHDIPFGHKFAIKDIKKESEVFKYGEPIGIATQDIKTGDYVHVHNVSGKRGVRRYTT from the coding sequence ATGGATGCAATAGTTTTCAGCAAGAAAGATAATGTCGCAACGGCTATTAAAAATCTCTCAAAAGATCAAGAAGTTCTTGTGAACTTCGAGAATACAACGCTGAAAATAAAACTAAATCACGACATACCATTCGGACACAAATTTGCCATTAAAGATATCAAAAAAGAATCAGAAGTTTTCAAATATGGCGAGCCAATAGGTATTGCAACACAAGATATAAAAACAGGAGACTATGTTCATGTGCACAACGTATCAGGCAAACGTGGTGTGAGGAGGTATACTACGTGA
- a CDS encoding CoA-binding protein, translating to MNPRDFKKIAIVGASESEQKYGNKILKDLLSKGFEVFPVNPKGITIEGIKSFRTLEELPKDVELLVFVIPPEKGLEEVQKAVSIGYKRFWFQPGAGSKEIESFLRSSNSEYSIGKCIMIETSF from the coding sequence GTGAACCCCAGAGACTTTAAAAAAATTGCAATTGTTGGTGCGAGTGAAAGTGAACAAAAATACGGCAACAAAATCTTAAAAGACCTTCTTAGCAAAGGTTTTGAGGTTTTTCCTGTGAATCCCAAAGGTATTACGATCGAAGGTATCAAGAGCTTTAGAACGCTTGAGGAATTACCAAAAGATGTAGAACTTCTTGTCTTTGTGATACCACCAGAAAAGGGATTAGAAGAAGTACAAAAGGCTGTTTCAATTGGTTACAAAAGATTTTGGTTTCAACCAGGAGCAGGTTCGAAAGAAATCGAAAGCTTTCTAAGGAGTTCGAATTCAGAATATTCCATAGGAAAGTGTATAATGATCGAAACCAGTTTTTAA
- a CDS encoding nickel-dependent lactate racemase family protein, with product MREYTLKYGEQIISFTLVNDIKIDILHPNKELDAVEDPTDQIKKSLRAPIGCEPLKEMVLKEKPKNVVILVSDLTRPSPSHILVPPIVDELLEVGLKQDQITIVFGLGFHRKMTGQEMQKAVGKEVFEKVKCINHDVSECVFIGKTKRGTPVEVFKPVAESDFIIATGNLELHWFAGYSGGNKALLPGVCSKKTIETNHSYMLLDGAVSGKIENNPVREDIEEAGKMAKVRFIVNAVLNSKKEIVKIVSGDPILAHREGVKYIDMMYKVNIGKRYDIVIASPGGFPKDINLYQAQKGLDNAFQAVKDGGIIILVAECREGFGEKTFEEWMKKAKTPDEPLEWIKKDFCLGGHKAAGFCKVMKKARIFLCSKMDKSIVEQIFMTPFDSLQDAIDHALKEYTQKPDILLMPYANSTLPYLD from the coding sequence ATGAGAGAGTATACACTCAAGTATGGTGAGCAAATTATTTCATTCACTCTGGTAAATGATATAAAAATAGACATACTCCATCCAAACAAAGAACTCGATGCGGTTGAAGATCCTACAGATCAGATCAAAAAAAGTCTCAGAGCACCAATTGGTTGTGAACCATTGAAAGAAATGGTTTTGAAAGAAAAACCAAAAAATGTGGTAATTCTCGTGAGTGATTTGACAAGACCAAGTCCTTCACACATCCTTGTTCCACCAATAGTAGATGAACTCTTAGAAGTTGGACTGAAACAAGATCAAATAACCATTGTCTTTGGTTTGGGATTTCACCGAAAAATGACAGGTCAAGAAATGCAAAAAGCAGTTGGAAAAGAAGTCTTTGAGAAAGTGAAGTGTATAAACCACGATGTATCAGAATGTGTCTTCATAGGAAAGACAAAAAGAGGAACCCCGGTTGAGGTTTTTAAACCTGTGGCTGAATCAGATTTTATCATAGCAACAGGTAACTTGGAGCTTCACTGGTTTGCCGGATACAGTGGTGGAAACAAAGCACTTTTACCAGGTGTGTGCAGTAAAAAAACAATCGAAACCAATCATTCTTACATGCTCTTGGACGGTGCAGTTTCTGGGAAGATAGAAAACAACCCAGTCAGAGAAGACATTGAAGAAGCAGGAAAGATGGCAAAGGTGAGATTTATAGTCAATGCCGTATTGAACAGTAAAAAAGAAATTGTAAAAATCGTAAGTGGTGATCCAATACTTGCACACAGAGAAGGTGTCAAATACATAGATATGATGTACAAAGTCAATATAGGCAAAAGATACGACATAGTGATCGCTTCGCCTGGTGGATTTCCAAAAGATATAAATCTATACCAGGCACAAAAAGGTTTAGACAACGCCTTCCAAGCGGTCAAAGATGGTGGAATCATAATCTTGGTTGCAGAATGCCGTGAAGGTTTCGGAGAAAAAACCTTTGAAGAATGGATGAAAAAGGCAAAGACCCCAGATGAACCACTCGAATGGATCAAAAAAGATTTTTGCCTGGGTGGTCACAAAGCTGCTGGTTTTTGCAAGGTGATGAAAAAAGCAAGGATTTTCCTGTGCTCGAAAATGGATAAAAGTATCGTCGAACAAATTTTCATGACACCATTCGATTCTCTACAAGATGCAATAGACCATGCTCTGAAAGAATATACGCAAAAACCAGATATATTATTGATGCCATACGCAAACTCAACATTACCATATCTCGACTGA
- a CDS encoding tripartite tricarboxylate transporter TctB family protein: MRSNIILSAIFILLALVFLYQSKDLNYLSAIFPQIISILLIALCVALIVVSTRKKTQEKTEKIEKKDFLYIFIVIALSFVWIYLMDWVFGFVVGSIIFMTIISLIVGGKNMKFGQLVGNIIAFSAITLAFWYLLAKLLVVPLPRGLFF, from the coding sequence ATGAGATCGAATATAATTTTAAGCGCCATATTCATTCTGCTTGCTTTAGTATTTCTTTATCAATCAAAGGATTTAAATTACTTATCGGCGATCTTTCCGCAGATCATCTCAATTCTGTTGATAGCCCTTTGCGTGGCATTGATCGTGGTATCTACCAGAAAAAAAACTCAAGAGAAAACAGAGAAAATAGAAAAAAAGGACTTTTTATACATATTCATCGTCATTGCATTGTCTTTTGTCTGGATATACCTGATGGATTGGGTCTTTGGTTTTGTTGTGGGAAGCATCATTTTCATGACGATCATATCGTTGATAGTCGGTGGAAAAAATATGAAATTTGGACAACTTGTAGGTAATATAATAGCCTTTAGTGCTATAACACTTGCATTTTGGTATTTACTTGCAAAACTTTTAGTTGTTCCACTTCCAAGAGGTCTATTTTTCTAA